A portion of the Leptospira fletcheri genome contains these proteins:
- the dusA gene encoding tRNA dihydrouridine(20/20a) synthase DusA: MSKQPKPYAISVAPMMDWTDRHFRYFLRLITKRTLLYTEMVTTGAILRGDKHRHLSFHPTETPVVLQLGGDHPEHLAECARIGGEYGYSEINLNVGCPSDKVQEGNFGACLMGTPERVAECVAAMDSATRIPITVKCRIGIPGKDRLEDLSDFVRTVSEAGAKRITVHARIAILEGLSPAQNRTVPPLRYEDVYEIKRSYPDLLIELNGGIKTLDSASDHLSGIDGVMIGRAAYENPFLFANADRIFFGETDSPKTRREVFDAMTEYVAKRTEEGEKPSRILRHLLGAFHEVRGARLYRRLLTEKMHRNPEPRLLQEALGFIPSEYLDQRFEKEIPQVGSVF; the protein is encoded by the coding sequence ATGAGCAAACAACCGAAACCGTATGCAATTTCCGTAGCTCCGATGATGGACTGGACGGATCGTCATTTTAGATATTTCCTGCGGTTGATTACGAAGAGGACTCTTCTCTACACCGAAATGGTTACGACCGGCGCCATCTTAAGAGGAGACAAGCATCGTCATCTTTCCTTCCATCCGACCGAAACCCCGGTCGTTCTACAACTAGGAGGGGATCATCCGGAGCACTTGGCCGAATGCGCGCGGATCGGGGGAGAATACGGTTACTCCGAAATCAATCTGAATGTAGGATGTCCTAGCGATAAGGTCCAGGAAGGAAATTTCGGAGCCTGCCTGATGGGGACTCCGGAAAGAGTCGCGGAATGTGTAGCCGCGATGGATTCTGCGACTCGAATTCCGATCACTGTCAAATGCAGGATCGGTATTCCGGGGAAAGATCGTTTAGAGGATTTGTCTGATTTCGTCCGTACCGTTTCCGAAGCGGGGGCGAAGAGAATTACCGTTCATGCGAGAATCGCCATATTGGAAGGATTGAGTCCGGCGCAGAATCGAACCGTTCCCCCTTTGCGATACGAGGACGTGTACGAAATAAAAAGATCTTATCCTGATTTGTTAATCGAACTAAACGGAGGAATCAAGACCTTGGATTCTGCCTCGGACCATTTGTCCGGAATCGACGGGGTCATGATCGGTAGAGCGGCGTACGAAAACCCCTTCCTATTCGCGAATGCGGATCGGATCTTTTTCGGAGAAACGGATTCCCCTAAAACGAGGAGAGAGGTATTCGACGCTATGACCGAGTACGTTGCTAAACGAACGGAAGAAGGAGAAAAGCCGAGTCGTATTCTGAGGCATCTTCTCGGCGCTTTTCACGAAGTGCGGGGCGCCAGGCTTTACCGGCGCTTACTTACGGAAAAGATGCATCGTAATCCGGAGCCTCGACTCTTACAAGAGGCTCTCGGTTTTATTCCTTCCGAATACTTGGACCAAAGATTTGAAAAGGAAATCCCCCAGGTTGGATCGGTTTTCTAG
- a CDS encoding PP2C family protein-serine/threonine phosphatase, whose translation MLKVIGVYLLFVFSLYAEASVAKRTLSEGWTFESAETGAVLPVRVGENLVSQGYATPIQGTYKIEIEYPEVVPGYTQGVYLDRIQSVDQVYWNGVWIGETGSLDPYRPDWFRPRLYPIPTDLIRAGKNSLEVRIACRETRLLCGMFRSVPKIGDYDSIKEDLIYEDLFQVVIAVLFLGIFVQQAIAYLLNRYSDASLFLALSAIIFVGWRGALLNKVHYMGFSFELVERVFYVCQTLFPSFLFLFVYSMFERKLGIPAKLILGGDFLLSVLQMLGFDPDTRILLVYGWEALLGLKIPVLIGVLASQFRKSAEATLVLLGALFAAVLGLTDIAIDLLTGKNEFFSQYGLLVFLFSGIMGISVQNARARSDLKRLNDSLETLVQSRTQELERQYKILNEEFLVAGGLQSRLIPGLDGQIGGLSVNSVYVPMEKIGGDYFDFHDYGDGQVQFLLCDVAGHGISAALIASMLKISFLELAPKHPEPAELLASLNSRMVPVVEKNFITAVAALFDTKTGQISYSLAGHPAPILMRDPLSVPVFLEGRGPILGWRKEIRLGTWRQELRKGDRFFFYTDGITEALNSGREMFGEGRLLDLLRDSFDRSPRNLNEMILSSLREFAGIRLPDDVTYFAVDVI comes from the coding sequence ATGTTAAAAGTGATCGGGGTCTATCTCCTTTTCGTCTTCTCCCTTTACGCGGAGGCTTCCGTTGCAAAACGCACGCTCTCCGAAGGGTGGACTTTCGAGTCGGCGGAGACGGGTGCCGTTCTTCCGGTTCGAGTCGGAGAGAACCTAGTATCCCAAGGATACGCAACTCCGATCCAAGGGACATATAAGATAGAAATCGAATACCCCGAAGTCGTTCCAGGCTATACGCAAGGAGTATACTTAGACCGAATCCAATCCGTAGACCAAGTATACTGGAACGGAGTATGGATCGGAGAGACCGGGAGCCTGGATCCGTACCGACCGGACTGGTTTCGCCCTCGGTTGTACCCGATTCCGACGGACCTGATCCGAGCGGGCAAAAACAGTTTGGAAGTCCGAATCGCTTGCCGGGAGACTAGACTGCTTTGCGGAATGTTTCGCAGCGTTCCTAAGATCGGAGATTACGATTCCATCAAGGAAGATCTGATCTATGAGGATCTGTTTCAGGTCGTAATCGCAGTTCTATTTTTAGGCATCTTCGTCCAGCAAGCGATCGCTTACCTGCTGAATCGATATTCGGACGCTAGCTTGTTCCTAGCTCTATCCGCGATCATCTTCGTAGGGTGGCGGGGGGCCTTGCTGAACAAGGTCCATTACATGGGATTTTCCTTCGAATTGGTGGAAAGGGTATTTTATGTCTGCCAAACCCTCTTTCCCTCGTTTCTTTTCCTATTCGTATATTCCATGTTCGAGAGAAAACTCGGAATCCCCGCCAAACTGATATTAGGCGGCGATTTTCTGTTAAGCGTGTTGCAAATGTTAGGATTCGATCCGGATACTCGGATTTTGCTGGTTTACGGATGGGAGGCTCTTCTCGGGCTTAAGATTCCGGTCCTGATCGGAGTTCTCGCGTCCCAGTTCCGAAAAAGCGCCGAGGCCACCTTGGTTCTGTTAGGTGCATTGTTCGCTGCCGTTCTAGGCCTGACGGACATAGCGATCGATCTATTGACCGGAAAGAACGAATTCTTTTCCCAATACGGTCTTTTGGTCTTTTTGTTCTCCGGAATTATGGGGATTTCGGTTCAAAACGCGAGAGCAAGATCCGATCTAAAAAGACTCAACGATTCTCTGGAAACTCTCGTTCAAAGCAGAACCCAGGAACTCGAAAGGCAGTATAAGATTCTGAACGAGGAATTTCTGGTTGCGGGAGGTTTACAGTCCAGATTGATTCCCGGATTGGACGGTCAGATCGGAGGACTGAGCGTGAATTCGGTCTATGTTCCTATGGAAAAGATCGGAGGGGACTATTTCGACTTCCATGATTACGGGGACGGTCAGGTGCAATTTTTGTTATGCGACGTGGCGGGACACGGGATTTCGGCCGCCCTGATCGCGTCCATGTTGAAGATCAGTTTTTTAGAATTGGCACCGAAACACCCGGAGCCTGCGGAACTTCTGGCTTCTCTGAATTCCCGCATGGTGCCGGTCGTCGAAAAGAATTTCATCACGGCGGTAGCGGCTCTTTTCGATACGAAGACCGGACAAATCAGCTATTCCTTGGCGGGACATCCCGCTCCGATATTGATGCGCGATCCTCTTTCCGTTCCGGTCTTTTTAGAGGGAAGAGGACCGATCTTGGGATGGAGGAAGGAAATTCGCTTAGGAACCTGGAGACAGGAATTGCGGAAAGGGGACAGATTCTTCTTTTACACGGATGGCATCACCGAAGCATTGAACTCCGGGCGGGAAATGTTCGGAGAGGGCAGACTTCTGGATCTTCTTCGGGACTCTTTCGATCGTAGCCCACGGAATCTGAATGAAATGATCTTATCCTCTCTCCGCGAGTTTGCCGGGATTCGGTTGCCTGACGACGTGACCTATTTTGCGGTAGACGTTATTTAG
- a CDS encoding MBL fold metallo-hydrolase, with protein sequence MLETVQAIDCGYIEEGLACAYLVREGDRAAFVENNTTHAVPKLLEALDRQGLKREAVDYIIITHVHLDHAGGTGELLKHCPNAKVLAHPKAAPHLIQPDRLIKSSIQVYGEEAFYKLYGKIVPVPETSVRTMSDGEELSWGSRTLKFIHTRGHANHHFCIYDSLTEGIFTGDTFGIGYGIFRNGKEPLLYPSTTPTDFDPEEAISSIDKILNTKAKKAYLTHFGVWPDMRGGAEQMKEGLAVMNHILISAGKTDLEGESLIGFCETRVLSFLEDRVRQCGISYGDKERMFLSFDAKINAQGIAFKVERARKKAELPPR encoded by the coding sequence ATGCTCGAAACGGTTCAGGCGATCGATTGCGGATATATCGAAGAGGGTTTGGCCTGCGCGTATTTGGTTCGCGAAGGGGACCGAGCCGCCTTTGTGGAGAACAATACGACGCACGCAGTGCCCAAACTTTTGGAGGCCTTGGATCGGCAAGGTCTGAAAAGAGAAGCTGTGGACTATATCATCATCACTCACGTTCACCTGGACCACGCGGGAGGAACGGGAGAATTGCTGAAGCATTGTCCGAACGCGAAGGTGCTAGCCCATCCGAAGGCGGCCCCTCATCTCATCCAGCCGGATCGGTTGATCAAAAGTTCCATCCAAGTATACGGGGAAGAGGCCTTTTATAAGTTGTACGGTAAAATCGTTCCCGTACCGGAAACATCGGTCAGAACCATGAGCGACGGAGAGGAATTGTCCTGGGGAAGTCGCACTTTAAAATTCATCCATACAAGAGGGCATGCAAATCATCATTTTTGCATATACGATTCTTTGACGGAAGGGATTTTCACCGGAGATACCTTCGGGATAGGTTACGGAATTTTCCGGAACGGAAAGGAGCCTCTGTTATATCCGTCCACGACCCCTACGGATTTCGATCCGGAGGAGGCAATATCTTCCATAGACAAGATTCTGAATACGAAAGCAAAGAAAGCGTATCTAACGCATTTCGGAGTTTGGCCGGACATGCGGGGAGGCGCCGAACAAATGAAGGAAGGCTTGGCGGTTATGAATCATATTCTAATTTCTGCCGGAAAAACGGATCTAGAAGGTGAGTCTTTAATCGGATTTTGTGAAACTAGAGTACTTTCCTTTTTGGAAGACCGAGTGCGCCAATGCGGAATTTCTTACGGAGACAAGGAACGGATGTTTCTTTCCTTTGACGCAAAAATCAACGCCCAAGGAATCGCGTTCAAAGTAGAAAGAGCCCGAAAAAAAGCGGAATTACCTCCTAGATAG
- a CDS encoding 7TM-DISM domain-containing protein — translation MDLSHANLWGNVIPLNGEWEFKWGELYSPETGWTTSSEYVPVPGVWRDYPKHYPLLGHASYRLHLKLNGDQRSLVLKIPRLQGVYSVYLGNRKIFANGINGTDPASTVFIAQPVIRNIPILEREVDLIVNISNYRGNYRKGGIRNEFLVGGANTLFRSSLHEGFRETILVCVIFAIALYHFVFFASYKKDLVPAYFSALCFLVSFYSFITSNIQYSLISELSPDLRVRMEFFCVVSFFPILYFTLRETFPKQFGQKWMLFSIATSGIFIACIPVLSEVDVIVLYSYFIYFPPIYSAILFFGIVNAWRAGEKRAKKVFLSSLILAAAMINDVSYGLFEVYVLFPYSFPIALVAFIVFNSYLISARFTEDLEGSKDFADLQVKYNEQLKHSVDEKAEAVLEINRSMDSDWNSLLSELESREKNDRSFSRLKSEMSEARTSVRDIVFLMNYQGSKADLIEQEFRNFSRNRSEFPSVDSEIRDVSEEMRIDQCLHVHRIFSVVVREILRKESADTVHLFWGKEKKSALLRISQGGFEVTGEDPFGQAISEIRARTEKLQGRYVLLNEKGRLEFELRVPLEKIEFALD, via the coding sequence ATGGACCTAAGTCATGCCAACCTTTGGGGGAACGTGATTCCTCTGAACGGAGAGTGGGAATTCAAATGGGGGGAATTGTATTCCCCGGAAACGGGATGGACGACCTCCTCCGAATACGTTCCGGTACCCGGCGTTTGGCGGGATTATCCGAAGCACTATCCTTTGCTCGGCCATGCTTCCTACAGACTTCATCTAAAACTGAACGGAGACCAGCGCAGCCTCGTGCTGAAGATTCCCCGGCTCCAGGGAGTGTACTCCGTTTATCTGGGAAACAGGAAGATTTTCGCGAACGGAATCAACGGAACGGATCCCGCCAGCACGGTTTTTATCGCACAACCCGTGATCCGGAACATTCCTATTCTGGAGCGGGAAGTGGATTTGATCGTAAACATTTCCAATTACAGGGGAAATTACCGGAAAGGAGGGATACGCAACGAATTTCTAGTCGGAGGAGCCAACACTCTGTTTCGATCGTCGCTCCACGAAGGATTTCGCGAGACGATTCTGGTATGCGTCATTTTTGCGATCGCGCTCTATCATTTCGTATTTTTTGCCTCTTATAAAAAGGATCTCGTTCCGGCGTATTTTTCCGCGCTCTGCTTTTTAGTTTCCTTTTATTCTTTTATAACTTCGAATATTCAATATTCCTTAATTTCGGAACTTTCTCCGGACCTTCGCGTTCGGATGGAATTTTTTTGTGTGGTTTCTTTCTTCCCCATCTTATACTTCACGCTAAGGGAGACCTTCCCGAAGCAATTCGGGCAGAAGTGGATGCTATTCTCCATCGCGACGTCCGGGATTTTTATCGCTTGCATACCGGTTTTAAGCGAAGTGGACGTGATCGTACTCTATTCGTACTTCATATATTTCCCGCCGATTTACAGCGCAATCCTGTTCTTCGGGATTGTAAACGCTTGGAGGGCTGGGGAAAAGCGAGCCAAGAAAGTCTTTCTTTCTTCCCTGATTCTCGCCGCCGCAATGATTAACGATGTATCTTACGGTCTGTTTGAAGTTTACGTTCTTTTTCCCTATAGCTTTCCGATCGCGTTAGTGGCCTTTATCGTTTTCAATTCCTATCTCATCTCTGCTCGATTTACGGAGGACTTGGAAGGTTCCAAGGATTTTGCGGACCTCCAGGTAAAATATAACGAACAGCTAAAGCATTCCGTGGACGAAAAGGCCGAAGCTGTCCTGGAAATTAATCGAAGTATGGATTCGGATTGGAATTCCCTTCTTTCCGAGTTGGAGAGCCGGGAAAAAAACGATCGCTCCTTTAGCCGTTTGAAAAGCGAAATGAGCGAGGCCAGGACCAGCGTGCGGGACATCGTGTTCTTGATGAATTATCAGGGAAGTAAGGCTGATTTGATAGAACAGGAATTCCGGAACTTTTCCCGAAACCGTTCGGAGTTTCCTTCCGTCGATTCGGAGATCCGAGATGTGTCCGAGGAGATGCGCATAGACCAATGCCTCCACGTTCATCGAATCTTTTCTGTGGTGGTCCGAGAGATCCTGAGAAAGGAATCTGCCGATACCGTTCATCTATTCTGGGGAAAAGAAAAAAAATCGGCCCTGCTCAGGATTTCCCAGGGAGGATTCGAAGTCACGGGAGAAGATCCCTTCGGACAAGCTATTTCGGAGATACGCGCGAGAACCGAAAAATTACAAGGACGTTATGTTCTCTTGAATGAAAAAGGAAGGTTGGAGTTCGAACTTCGGGTTCCTTTGGAAAAAATCGAATTTGCTCTCGATTAA
- a CDS encoding cytochrome-c peroxidase produces the protein MERNKLIAMVAFFLAAIVSCGPSEKTKLLVEDAKRNFGTIPAKMPGSSHDTPELIALGEKLYFEKRLSGNDSQACSSCHNVTGKAAGVDNLPTSPGAHGKNGDRNSPTSLNAGFHVAQFWDGRATDLKAQAKGPILNPVEMAMPSEAAVEKKLSEIPEYVELFAKAFPKEEKKITYDNLAAAIAAFERTLITKDRFDEFQNGNYRALNSDEQKGLETFIATGCIQCHNGPLLGGNSFRKLGQVHPYENTTDKGRLSVTKNQSDLYVFKVPSLRNVALTAPYFHDGKVATLQDAVKKMAHIQLGKELSAQEIDSIVYFLKALSDKNRSN, from the coding sequence ATGGAACGAAATAAATTGATCGCGATGGTCGCGTTTTTCCTAGCTGCCATCGTTTCTTGTGGACCGTCGGAAAAGACAAAATTGTTGGTCGAAGATGCAAAACGGAATTTTGGTACAATTCCTGCCAAAATGCCTGGGTCTTCTCATGATACTCCGGAATTGATTGCCTTAGGAGAGAAACTGTACTTTGAAAAAAGACTTTCCGGGAACGATTCCCAGGCCTGTAGCTCTTGTCACAATGTCACCGGGAAAGCGGCCGGGGTGGACAATCTGCCTACTTCCCCTGGCGCTCATGGTAAAAACGGGGATCGAAATTCTCCTACGTCTTTGAATGCAGGATTCCATGTGGCTCAATTCTGGGACGGAAGGGCGACCGACCTCAAGGCGCAAGCAAAAGGGCCGATTTTAAATCCCGTAGAAATGGCTATGCCTTCGGAAGCTGCTGTGGAAAAGAAACTCTCCGAGATTCCGGAATACGTGGAATTGTTCGCAAAGGCCTTTCCGAAAGAGGAAAAGAAAATCACCTATGACAACCTAGCCGCTGCCATTGCCGCCTTCGAAAGAACTCTGATTACGAAAGACCGTTTTGACGAATTCCAGAATGGAAACTACCGGGCTCTCAATTCCGACGAGCAAAAGGGGTTGGAAACCTTCATCGCCACGGGTTGCATCCAATGCCATAACGGTCCGCTTTTGGGAGGAAATTCCTTCCGTAAACTGGGACAGGTCCATCCGTATGAAAACACTACGGACAAGGGCCGGCTTTCGGTTACAAAAAACCAATCCGATCTGTATGTATTCAAAGTGCCTTCCCTAAGAAACGTTGCCTTGACTGCCCCCTATTTTCATGACGGAAAAGTGGCGACTTTGCAGGATGCAGTTAAGAAAATGGCACACATTCAGTTAGGAAAAGAGCTTTCTGCACAGGAAATCGACTCGATCGTATATTTCCTGAAAGCTTTGTCCGATAAAAATCGGTCTAACTAG
- a CDS encoding citrate/2-methylcitrate synthase, which yields MSDFVELKVGDQVHRLPLVIGTDGKKGIDIRELHDKTGLTSFDPGFFNTAYAQSKISRRDPDTGDLHYRGYDVAELVHYSTFVETSYLLIYGELPDEKQLKEFSTKLSKHSLIHEDMINLFDGFPGKGHPLAILSVMVSSLSSYYQNEYEEYLDKGIDQAARLLAKIRTIAAFSYKKMIGQPFVYPVDRHPYCTNFLYMLFSLPSVKYQPTEDHDRILNQLWILYADHEQNVSNTTVQLIGSTQANIFASVSSAINALWGSREGGRQVAAVELIEDIIKSKLPAADYLEKFKTGKGHFHSTAFGHDAYKAKSKRSIVAQKLFSDFYKQKKLDPIAEVALQVDEYLSKDSYFLEKNLYPNLEFYSAVLFHSLGIPKELFTAMQVIGKLPGWMAHWREQRLAGNHWKVRPRQIYTGQTPRKYKQILER from the coding sequence ATGAGCGACTTCGTAGAATTGAAAGTCGGGGACCAAGTCCACCGACTTCCCTTAGTAATCGGTACCGACGGAAAGAAAGGGATAGATATTCGTGAATTGCACGATAAGACCGGACTGACTTCCTTCGACCCCGGATTTTTCAATACGGCCTATGCACAGAGTAAGATTTCCCGTCGGGATCCGGATACGGGAGACCTGCATTATAGGGGATACGATGTCGCCGAACTCGTGCACTACTCCACCTTCGTAGAAACCAGTTACCTCCTGATCTACGGGGAGCTCCCGGATGAAAAACAACTGAAGGAATTTTCCACAAAACTTTCCAAGCACAGTTTGATCCACGAGGACATGATCAATCTCTTCGACGGATTTCCGGGCAAAGGACATCCTTTGGCGATCCTGTCCGTCATGGTATCCTCCCTTTCCAGCTACTACCAAAACGAGTACGAGGAATATCTAGATAAGGGAATCGACCAAGCTGCGAGACTTTTGGCAAAGATCCGTACCATCGCGGCTTTCTCCTATAAGAAGATGATCGGTCAGCCTTTCGTGTATCCGGTGGACAGACACCCGTATTGCACGAATTTTCTGTACATGCTTTTTTCCCTGCCTTCCGTAAAATACCAACCGACGGAAGACCACGACAGGATCCTGAACCAACTCTGGATCCTGTATGCCGATCACGAGCAGAACGTATCCAACACAACCGTGCAACTGATCGGATCCACCCAAGCCAATATATTCGCCTCCGTGTCTTCGGCCATCAACGCTCTCTGGGGATCCAGGGAAGGAGGTCGACAAGTCGCCGCCGTGGAATTGATCGAAGACATCATCAAATCCAAACTGCCTGCGGCGGATTACCTGGAAAAATTCAAGACGGGAAAGGGCCATTTCCATTCCACCGCGTTCGGGCACGACGCATACAAGGCCAAGAGCAAACGGTCCATCGTGGCGCAGAAACTGTTCTCCGATTTTTATAAGCAAAAAAAATTGGATCCCATCGCGGAAGTCGCCCTACAAGTCGACGAATATCTAAGTAAGGATTCCTATTTTCTGGAAAAGAATCTGTATCCGAATTTGGAATTCTATAGCGCAGTGCTATTTCATAGTTTAGGAATTCCGAAAGAACTATTTACCGCGATGCAGGTCATCGGAAAACTTCCGGGTTGGATGGCGCACTGGAGAGAGCAACGACTTGCCGGAAACCATTGGAAAGTACGTCCGCGGCAAATCTATACGGGCCAAACTCCCAGAAAGTACAAACAGATTTTGGAAAGATAA
- a CDS encoding helix-turn-helix domain-containing protein, which translates to MIGSSFFLQFWIQFGTALSLLLAFMEGVKKRESFLPGGMFFLALLLASVESRLGLTLIPESLEKTWLWIFFFPSVWAIGPALLFVSRNMVQFALDREISIGPHFLPAFIVLFGECLTILFLPTEFRREAVSNAIQGSKVDFLTFVSVLGFIHQTVYSVLLWILFLKVSKETEIPLSSFVYSILVVIFATIELCWLGYFLKSKELLAVGASFQTLGIVLIFLFSSRHPNFFVSLKSEIQQKRYERTQLGGVDLDAVKARLLELMEKENAYREEALKIQDLAQRLLLTPHQLSRILNETFGKNFNEFVNGFRIEEAKTLLVEEEERTILSIGYEVGFNSKSTFNAQFLKISGMTPQEWRKKGLNS; encoded by the coding sequence ATGATCGGTTCGTCCTTCTTTTTACAATTTTGGATCCAATTCGGAACGGCTCTTTCCTTGCTTCTGGCATTTATGGAAGGGGTTAAAAAACGGGAGTCCTTCCTGCCGGGAGGAATGTTTTTTTTGGCGTTGCTACTCGCCTCCGTGGAAAGTCGATTGGGGCTGACTTTAATTCCGGAGTCTCTGGAAAAAACCTGGCTCTGGATCTTTTTTTTCCCTTCGGTTTGGGCCATCGGACCGGCGCTTCTCTTCGTTTCCCGCAATATGGTCCAATTTGCGCTTGATCGGGAGATCTCGATCGGACCTCATTTTCTCCCCGCTTTCATCGTACTTTTTGGAGAATGTCTTACCATTCTTTTCCTTCCGACGGAATTCCGTAGGGAGGCCGTCTCCAATGCCATTCAGGGAAGCAAGGTGGATTTTCTTACCTTCGTTTCCGTTTTAGGATTCATCCACCAGACCGTGTATTCCGTATTGCTTTGGATTCTTTTCTTAAAGGTTTCCAAGGAAACAGAGATACCGTTATCCTCCTTTGTATACAGCATTTTAGTGGTGATTTTTGCGACCATCGAACTCTGTTGGCTTGGTTATTTTTTGAAGAGTAAAGAGCTACTGGCCGTCGGAGCCAGTTTCCAAACCCTCGGAATCGTATTGATTTTTCTGTTTTCTTCCCGACACCCCAATTTCTTCGTCTCTTTAAAATCCGAGATCCAACAAAAAAGATATGAGAGAACCCAGCTAGGAGGCGTCGATCTGGATGCCGTAAAGGCAAGATTATTGGAGTTGATGGAAAAGGAAAACGCCTATCGGGAAGAGGCTTTAAAGATTCAGGATCTAGCCCAAAGATTGCTTCTCACTCCGCACCAGCTTTCCCGGATTTTAAACGAGACATTCGGAAAAAATTTCAACGAGTTCGTAAACGGTTTTCGGATCGAAGAAGCGAAAACTCTTTTGGTGGAGGAGGAAGAACGGACCATCCTTTCCATCGGATATGAAGTCGGGTTCAATTCTAAATCCACGTTTAATGCCCAGTTTTTGAAAATCTCCGGAATGACCCCGCAAGAATGGAGAAAAAAGGGTCTCAATTCATAA
- a CDS encoding M24 family metallopeptidase — translation MSRETYSASELAAYRQVQALAYRAVESVRKTLSPGITEKEAAKRIDAAIREEGGSSFFHYGFAWFGDRTAFRGFKRPLSFRHLGKGEGILPHFGGDFQPSGRRLEEGMAVILDVAPSFEGRSADIGYSFCFGKNEEHERAMASLEVYRESILRGVFAERTLGEIYREVDEMIHDAGYVNCHAVYPEGVLGHKVGRLPAYNLPGGRFYGFPLQTFAYLLPQMATARLPWNSKHSPLWGERSEYRAEPGLWAVEPHIGKIYSGRNSTASFGVKWEEILVVTDSTAYWLDEDLPHVRGWKKTHPGKKESKSQKSKSGKKIKVPA, via the coding sequence ATGTCACGGGAAACATATTCCGCGTCCGAACTGGCCGCTTATCGTCAAGTCCAGGCGCTTGCTTATAGGGCGGTGGAATCCGTTCGCAAAACTCTAAGTCCCGGGATCACGGAAAAGGAAGCCGCGAAAAGAATCGATGCTGCGATCCGTGAAGAAGGAGGATCCTCTTTTTTCCATTACGGATTCGCGTGGTTCGGAGATAGGACCGCCTTTCGCGGATTCAAACGTCCTCTTTCCTTCCGGCATCTCGGGAAGGGAGAAGGAATCCTTCCTCATTTCGGCGGAGATTTTCAACCGTCCGGGCGAAGATTGGAAGAAGGGATGGCTGTGATTTTGGACGTGGCCCCTTCGTTCGAAGGCAGGTCGGCGGATATCGGATATTCCTTTTGTTTCGGTAAAAACGAAGAACACGAAAGGGCGATGGCGTCTCTGGAAGTGTACCGTGAATCGATCCTGCGGGGAGTTTTCGCCGAACGAACATTAGGTGAAATTTATCGGGAAGTGGACGAGATGATCCATGACGCAGGTTATGTAAACTGCCACGCCGTCTATCCGGAAGGAGTACTCGGACACAAAGTGGGGAGACTTCCCGCTTACAATCTTCCTGGAGGAAGGTTCTACGGTTTTCCTCTCCAAACTTTCGCTTATCTACTTCCGCAGATGGCGACCGCAAGACTCCCTTGGAATTCCAAACATTCTCCTCTTTGGGGAGAACGATCCGAATACCGAGCGGAGCCCGGTCTCTGGGCGGTAGAACCTCATATCGGAAAGATCTATTCCGGGCGAAACTCTACCGCATCTTTCGGAGTAAAATGGGAGGAAATTCTGGTGGTTACGGATTCCACGGCCTACTGGTTGGACGAAGACTTACCCCATGTTCGAGGCTGGAAGAAGACTCATCCGGGCAAAAAGGAATCGAAATCCCAGAAATCCAAATCCGGAAAAAAAATCAAGGTTCCGGCTTAA
- a CDS encoding metal-dependent hydrolase has product MNHNPVLQSKDFNFYPVRKPRFEFSKDGTSKHWLDGSAYKTHIMNTWTLFFPDGERFFIRSIQKFLPAIKDPRVLRNANAFLGQEAQHAGEHKKTWKILEDQGYKIKGFVNFFNALCFKFMEKVGSARMCLSATAGAEHYTSLIATIGLKTKVLDRAEPEMKRLWEWHAAEEIEHKSAAFDVLLDVGGSYFRRIFGFLAATIVFWPLTFVGAEILLWQDGLTFKWKTRRDAFRFIFVDEKVFFHWLAAFFRYLKPGFHPDQENNLELSRAIFEAPEHRYKETA; this is encoded by the coding sequence ATGAATCACAATCCGGTATTACAAAGCAAAGATTTTAATTTTTATCCTGTCCGAAAACCGAGGTTCGAATTTTCAAAAGACGGAACCAGTAAACATTGGCTAGACGGTTCCGCCTATAAAACCCATATTATGAATACATGGACCTTATTCTTTCCGGACGGGGAAAGGTTCTTTATCCGGAGCATCCAGAAGTTTCTGCCGGCAATCAAAGATCCTAGAGTGTTAAGAAACGCGAATGCGTTCCTCGGACAGGAGGCCCAGCATGCTGGAGAGCACAAAAAAACCTGGAAAATTCTGGAGGATCAGGGTTATAAAATCAAAGGATTCGTGAATTTTTTCAACGCACTTTGTTTCAAATTCATGGAGAAGGTAGGCTCCGCGAGAATGTGTCTTTCCGCCACTGCGGGAGCGGAACATTATACTTCCCTGATCGCCACCATTGGCTTAAAGACGAAGGTACTGGATCGTGCGGAGCCTGAAATGAAACGCCTATGGGAGTGGCATGCTGCGGAGGAAATCGAGCATAAATCTGCGGCGTTCGACGTGTTACTGGATGTGGGAGGGAGCTATTTTCGGAGGATTTTCGGCTTTTTGGCGGCTACGATCGTATTCTGGCCGCTCACGTTTGTCGGAGCCGAAATCCTTTTATGGCAGGATGGATTGACGTTTAAATGGAAAACGAGAAGAGACGCGTTCCGTTTCATTTTCGTGGACGAAAAGGTATTCTTTCATTGGCTCGCTGCTTTCTTCCGATACCTCAAACCCGGCTTCCATCCGGATCAGGAGAACAATCTGGAATTGAGCAGAGCGATTTTTGAAGCCCCGGAACATAGATACAAGGAAACTGCATGA